One stretch of Paenibacillus sp. AN1007 DNA includes these proteins:
- a CDS encoding 6-phospho-beta-glucosidase, producing the protein MGFKDGFLWGGATSANQSEGAYNVDGRGIANVDLCPTGDIRDSVLMGKTKMFDFDENYFYPGKAAIDMYHYYKEDIALFAEMGFNVYRLSIAWSRIFPNGDELEPNEAGLQFYEDVFKECQKYNINPLVTISHFDVPMHLVKEYGSWRNRKMIDFYERLCRVIFKRYKGLVKYWITFNEINMVLEAPFLSSGLFIEEHEDAELVKFTASHHELVASALATKIAHEVDSENMVGCMLASIAPYPRTCDPKDVWKAKQVENQSYFFIDVQVRGEYPAYTLKELERKNIVLPFKEGDRELLKQHTVDFIGFSYYSSSVVSADPTLTDTIGGNLFPSLRNPYLQSSDWGWQIDPLGLRITMNNIYDRYQKPLFIVENGLGAVDVPDESGYVEDDYRISYLSEHIRAMRDAVDYDGVDLLGYTVWGPIDIVSASTGEMKKRYGFIYVDRDNQGQGTLKRSKKKSFEWYKKVIKSNGQDLSV; encoded by the coding sequence ATGGGATTCAAAGATGGATTTTTGTGGGGGGGAGCAACCTCGGCTAACCAATCTGAAGGAGCTTACAATGTGGACGGAAGAGGCATAGCAAATGTTGATTTATGTCCAACAGGTGATATCCGTGACAGTGTTCTTATGGGTAAAACGAAGATGTTTGATTTTGACGAGAACTATTTTTACCCTGGCAAAGCAGCAATCGACATGTATCACTATTACAAAGAAGACATCGCATTGTTTGCAGAAATGGGATTTAACGTATATCGGTTGTCAATTGCTTGGAGCCGTATATTCCCGAATGGGGATGAGCTGGAGCCAAATGAAGCTGGACTCCAGTTTTACGAAGACGTATTTAAAGAGTGTCAAAAGTATAATATTAATCCTCTGGTGACCATTTCCCATTTTGACGTTCCCATGCACCTTGTTAAGGAATATGGTTCTTGGCGTAACCGAAAAATGATTGATTTCTATGAAAGATTATGTAGGGTGATCTTTAAACGTTATAAGGGCTTAGTAAAATACTGGATTACGTTTAATGAAATTAATATGGTTTTGGAAGCTCCATTTTTATCATCCGGATTGTTCATAGAAGAACACGAAGATGCGGAATTAGTGAAATTTACAGCCAGTCATCATGAGTTGGTGGCCAGCGCGTTAGCTACAAAAATTGCCCATGAAGTAGACTCTGAAAATATGGTGGGATGTATGCTAGCTAGCATTGCCCCATATCCCAGAACATGTGATCCAAAAGATGTATGGAAAGCAAAACAGGTTGAAAACCAGAGCTATTTTTTCATTGATGTTCAGGTTAGGGGTGAATACCCGGCATACACCCTTAAAGAACTGGAACGAAAAAATATTGTTCTACCATTCAAAGAAGGTGATCGAGAGTTATTGAAACAACACACCGTTGATTTCATAGGGTTCTCGTATTATTCCTCCAGCGTAGTCAGTGCTGATCCGACACTCACGGATACAATAGGAGGAAACCTATTTCCAAGTTTGCGGAACCCGTATTTACAATCTAGTGATTGGGGTTGGCAAATTGATCCGTTAGGATTACGAATTACAATGAATAATATCTATGACCGTTATCAGAAACCTTTATTCATTGTTGAAAACGGCTTAGGGGCTGTAGATGTTCCTGATGAGAGTGGTTATGTAGAAGACGATTACAGAATTTCATATCTAAGTGAGCATATTCGTGCAATGCGAGATGCTGTAGATTACGATGGCGTAGACTTGCTTGGCTACACCGTTTGGGGACCAATTGATATTGTAAGTGCAAGTACAGGTGAAATGAAAAAAAGATACGGATTCATCTATGTAGATCGA
- a CDS encoding beta-glucoside-specific PTS transporter subunit IIABC: MRKYQQLAEEIVKTVGGSENVLDLTHCMTRLRFQLRDGSLPNDEVLKQMDGIVSVMRSGGQYQVVIGNHVSEVYSEVTQLTKVGEKPTAPITDKEIKKKKPFDAFIDVVSNLFQPILGILCAAGMLKGFNILFNAMGLYTADSGAYMIINAMGDALFMFLPVFLGYTSANKFKVQPFTGILIGLAMCYPAIQLNTLAATKEPLYTLFSGTIISSPVYLDVFGIPLIGMNYTSTVLPVIIVVYFASKVQRVLDKIIPSVIKFFIVPMLTVFISLTLGFLLIGPLANYGSELIAQGIFAVRDASPLVAGFLLASLWQILMVFGLHWGIIPVYINNITSLGFDNVLTMAFATTFSQMAITLAIILKTKDKNLKALGIPAAVSALFGITEPIVYGITLPRKKLFIMSCIVSGIAGGFYGFYNFREFTFGGLGIFEFMTMFDPENPGITNLMIGIIGVVFAMVASFVLTLFLFKDDKSKPSSDKTINVSSTPESKPELKSEKKHTMHSPMNGEVIPIKEVQDEAFSQELLGRGIAIKPVTGELFAPFDGKVVTLFPTKHAFGLVSDEGMEVLIHIGFNTVRLKGKYFETFVQEGDVVKQGQKLAEFNIAEIEREGYSVETPMIVTNTDSYLEIIETKGKQVNAGDVLLTGLI; encoded by the coding sequence ATGAGAAAATATCAACAGTTGGCCGAGGAAATTGTAAAGACAGTGGGTGGTTCCGAAAATGTTCTTGATCTCACTCATTGCATGACCCGGTTGAGATTTCAACTAAGGGACGGTTCATTGCCCAACGATGAAGTATTGAAGCAAATGGATGGCATCGTATCCGTCATGCGTTCTGGTGGGCAGTATCAGGTTGTAATCGGCAATCATGTTTCCGAGGTGTATTCGGAAGTTACCCAACTAACTAAAGTGGGCGAAAAACCAACTGCCCCAATAACAGATAAGGAGATCAAAAAGAAGAAACCCTTTGATGCCTTTATTGATGTCGTGTCAAACTTATTTCAGCCGATTTTGGGAATTCTGTGTGCTGCAGGTATGTTAAAAGGTTTTAATATTTTGTTTAACGCGATGGGGCTTTATACAGCTGATAGCGGAGCATACATGATCATCAATGCTATGGGAGATGCATTGTTTATGTTTCTTCCTGTGTTTTTAGGATACACCTCTGCTAATAAATTTAAAGTACAGCCTTTTACTGGGATTCTCATTGGACTGGCCATGTGTTACCCTGCTATTCAGTTGAATACCTTGGCAGCAACAAAAGAGCCACTGTATACATTATTTAGCGGTACAATTATAAGCTCTCCTGTCTATTTGGATGTGTTTGGTATTCCGTTGATTGGTATGAACTATACATCAACTGTACTTCCAGTCATCATCGTCGTATATTTTGCATCAAAAGTGCAGCGTGTGTTGGACAAGATTATTCCAAGTGTAATCAAATTCTTTATTGTACCGATGCTCACGGTCTTTATTTCTTTAACCTTAGGTTTTTTACTGATAGGTCCTTTGGCAAACTACGGATCAGAGCTTATAGCGCAGGGGATATTTGCTGTTCGAGATGCGAGCCCATTAGTAGCCGGATTTCTACTTGCATCCCTATGGCAGATTCTTATGGTATTTGGCCTGCATTGGGGAATTATCCCCGTCTATATTAACAACATCACAAGCCTGGGTTTCGACAACGTATTAACTATGGCTTTTGCCACCACGTTTTCTCAAATGGCTATTACTCTTGCCATCATCCTTAAAACAAAGGATAAAAATTTAAAGGCACTCGGCATACCGGCAGCTGTATCCGCTCTATTCGGTATAACAGAGCCTATTGTTTATGGTATTACCTTACCGCGAAAAAAATTGTTTATCATGAGCTGTATTGTTTCAGGTATTGCTGGCGGTTTTTACGGCTTCTATAACTTCAGAGAGTTTACATTTGGAGGACTGGGCATATTTGAATTTATGACCATGTTTGATCCCGAGAACCCAGGAATCACGAACCTCATGATTGGTATTATTGGTGTTGTTTTTGCTATGGTAGCTTCGTTTGTACTAACACTTTTCTTGTTCAAAGATGATAAATCCAAGCCAAGCTCTGACAAAACGATAAACGTATCATCTACACCAGAATCCAAACCAGAGTTGAAATCTGAGAAAAAGCATACGATGCATAGTCCGATGAACGGAGAAGTCATTCCTATTAAAGAGGTTCAAGACGAGGCGTTTTCGCAAGAACTTTTGGGCAGAGGAATCGCGATTAAGCCTGTGACCGGGGAACTATTTGCACCTTTTGATGGGAAGGTTGTTACATTGTTTCCTACAAAACATGCTTTTGGATTAGTGTCAGATGAAGGAATGGAAGTCCTTATTCATATCGGATTTAATACGGTTCGTCTGAAAGGTAAATATTTCGAGACCTTCGTACAAGAAGGAGACGTTGTTAAACAAGGACAGAAATTGGCTGAATTTAATATTGCCGAAATTGAGAGAGAAGGATATTCGGTTGAAACGCCAATGATCGTTACAAACACAGATAGTTATCTTGAGATTATTGAGACTAAAGGAAAACAAGTAAATGCAGGGGATGTTTTGCTTACAGGTTTGATTTAA